Proteins found in one Salinimonas lutimaris genomic segment:
- a CDS encoding chalcone isomerase family protein: MLNTSVDKFMKKHIVAAAFVALSGSVSAAPDVISDAVPQATIVGEGKFTYYLWDVYKASLYAPNGKWEGAPPYALKLTYLRDLTGQKIAERSTKEMRKQGGLDNAQLDEWDQKMKSIFPDVEEDDTLTGVATDAGHTKFFFNGEPIGSVEDAEFTERFFGIWLSEKTSEPEFREKLLNGASE, encoded by the coding sequence ATGTTAAATACATCAGTCGATAAATTTATGAAAAAACATATTGTTGCTGCAGCCTTTGTGGCGCTCTCCGGTTCGGTTTCTGCCGCGCCGGATGTTATTTCCGATGCAGTTCCCCAGGCGACAATCGTTGGTGAGGGTAAGTTTACCTATTATTTGTGGGATGTGTACAAGGCATCGCTTTATGCACCAAATGGTAAATGGGAAGGAGCGCCTCCTTATGCACTCAAGCTTACCTATTTACGAGACCTGACGGGCCAGAAAATTGCCGAACGCAGCACTAAGGAAATGCGCAAACAAGGTGGCCTGGATAACGCTCAGCTAGACGAGTGGGATCAGAAAATGAAGTCGATTTTCCCGGATGTTGAAGAGGACGATACATTGACTGGCGTTGCCACCGATGCGGGTCACACCAAATTTTTCTTCAACGGTGAGCCAATTGGCTCGGTCGAAGACGCTGAATTTACCGAGCGTTTTTTTGGGATCTGGCTCAGTGAAAAAACATCAGAGCCAGAATTCAGAGAAAAATTACTTAACGGAGCAAGTGAATGA
- a CDS encoding DUF3833 family protein, giving the protein MKTLIMTGMLTMGGLALSGCSTAPQGEDYTAVSPKLDIQRFFNGEVKAWGIAQNRSGEVVQRFKVDISGRMEGNTLIMDEQFEYGVGEGPTQRTWRITPNGGGNFTGRAGDIDGPADGKSYGNAFNFTYEMDLPVDDTSYHVSFDDWFFAFDDTTLMNRSYIKKFGVTMAEVTIFMQKQP; this is encoded by the coding sequence ATGAAAACGCTTATTATGACGGGTATGCTGACCATGGGCGGGTTAGCATTATCAGGGTGCAGTACGGCGCCGCAGGGGGAAGATTATACCGCAGTGTCTCCAAAACTGGATATACAGCGCTTTTTTAACGGTGAGGTAAAGGCGTGGGGGATCGCTCAAAACCGCTCCGGCGAAGTAGTGCAACGTTTCAAAGTTGATATATCAGGTCGCATGGAAGGCAATACGCTGATTATGGACGAGCAATTTGAGTATGGCGTTGGGGAAGGTCCCACACAGCGTACCTGGCGTATTACACCCAATGGCGGGGGGAACTTTACCGGCCGGGCTGGCGATATCGACGGACCGGCTGATGGTAAGAGTTACGGTAATGCCTTTAACTTTACCTATGAAATGGATTTACCGGTTGACGATACCAGCTACCATGTGAGTTTTGATGACTGGTTTTTTGCCTTTGACGACACCACGCTGATGAACCGCTCATACATTAAAAAGTTTGGTGTCACCATGGCAGAAGTGACTATCTTTATGCAAAAGCAGCCGTAA
- a CDS encoding sensor histidine kinase gives MIAIGTFTRSSSFRVGALFTLLSSAAIAFIIYFWSLANEDTLLDEARAATNARMWGFVSIYELGGEQALLRAVNQKHDAGSGLLVYLEDSQGRYVAGNLSSTKHLRPPADSDFFHFSINADATDKRAVVFRQQQLENGMKLFVARDINELYTAQWIGQSLSWVFVIILGCISGLSFGVAIYVVNRINRMSSTADSIMQTGNLTERLAIDSNWDDLSKLAVMFNRMLDKIESSVRNIKSVTDNIAHDLRTPLTRMRSKLDRLPDSDLKYEAQAEAENLLGMFNGLLRIADIESKRQKEGFAQLDLADVVSDVVDLYEPYIEEHHMALSFNINKVAMRGDSNLLFQAVANLLDNAVKYAGDGAHIRVETGQTNKRFYFSVNDSGLGVDAAHFEQLDRRFYRAQSSRTTAGNGLGLSMVKAVCDLHDGNLYYVIDPLCQQRGLGVTLTFPKPLLVAEQ, from the coding sequence GTGATAGCCATTGGCACCTTTACCCGAAGCTCAAGCTTTCGGGTAGGCGCACTGTTTACCCTGTTATCCAGTGCGGCCATTGCGTTTATTATTTATTTCTGGTCGCTGGCAAATGAAGACACCCTGCTAGATGAAGCACGTGCCGCTACCAATGCACGTATGTGGGGGTTTGTATCGATTTACGAGTTGGGCGGCGAACAGGCCCTGCTGCGGGCTGTCAATCAAAAACATGATGCCGGCTCAGGGCTTCTCGTTTACCTTGAAGACTCTCAAGGCCGTTATGTTGCCGGTAACCTGTCCTCCACTAAGCACCTCAGGCCTCCCGCCGACAGTGACTTTTTTCATTTTAGCATTAACGCTGATGCCACTGACAAACGCGCAGTGGTGTTTCGTCAGCAGCAGCTTGAAAACGGCATGAAGCTGTTTGTCGCCCGCGATATTAACGAGCTGTACACCGCTCAGTGGATAGGTCAGTCGCTTAGCTGGGTATTTGTGATTATTCTGGGCTGTATATCTGGCTTGAGTTTTGGCGTAGCCATTTACGTAGTTAACCGGATAAACCGAATGTCGAGCACGGCAGATAGCATTATGCAAACCGGCAATCTGACAGAAAGGCTGGCAATAGACAGCAACTGGGACGATTTAAGTAAGCTGGCCGTGATGTTTAATCGCATGCTGGACAAAATCGAAAGCTCTGTTCGCAATATAAAGTCTGTGACCGATAATATTGCGCATGATTTACGTACTCCTTTGACCCGCATGCGCTCCAAGCTTGACCGCTTGCCCGACAGCGATCTGAAATACGAGGCCCAGGCTGAAGCGGAAAACCTGCTGGGCATGTTTAATGGCTTGTTGCGTATTGCAGATATTGAAAGCAAACGGCAAAAAGAGGGCTTTGCCCAGCTGGATTTAGCCGATGTGGTATCTGATGTGGTGGACTTGTACGAACCGTATATTGAAGAGCATCATATGGCGCTGAGTTTCAATATTAATAAAGTTGCGATGCGTGGTGACAGTAACCTGTTGTTTCAGGCAGTGGCGAATTTGCTGGATAACGCCGTCAAATATGCCGGCGATGGAGCGCATATCCGGGTTGAAACCGGGCAAACCAACAAACGTTTTTACTTCAGCGTTAACGACAGTGGTCTGGGAGTGGATGCTGCGCACTTTGAGCAGCTCGACCGGCGTTTTTACCGGGCCCAGTCGAGCCGCACCACTGCAGGTAACGGGCTGGGATTATCAATGGTCAAGGCCGTGTGCGATTTACACGACGGAAACTTATACTACGTGATAGACCCGCTGTGCCAGCAGCGCGGATTAGGTGTCACCCTGACGTTTCCCAAACCCCTGCTGGTAGCAGAACAATAA
- a CDS encoding response regulator transcription factor — translation MKALIVEDDVTVAEHVHNGLSSAGHECKVSSDGTRGLAMALEEPFDIVILDIMLPGQDGMSVLRSMRDADVNTPVLLLSAKSQVEDKVQGLRSGANDYLTKPFAIEELLARVEGLAGRQQDSATALKVGDLTLDLLNRKVTRGDIEIDLQSKEFQLLECLMRNRGKVVTRSMLLEHVWNYHFDPQTNVIDVHISRLRQKVDKTFNVPLIETVRGTGYRIAEQTA, via the coding sequence ATGAAAGCACTAATTGTTGAAGACGATGTAACAGTAGCTGAGCATGTCCACAACGGGCTTAGTTCAGCGGGTCACGAGTGTAAGGTATCGTCTGACGGTACCCGTGGGCTGGCAATGGCACTTGAAGAGCCTTTTGATATTGTGATTCTGGATATCATGTTGCCTGGGCAGGATGGCATGTCGGTACTGCGCTCGATGCGCGATGCTGACGTCAATACACCGGTTCTTTTGCTCAGCGCCAAAAGTCAGGTGGAGGATAAAGTACAGGGGCTACGGTCCGGTGCTAACGACTACCTGACTAAGCCGTTTGCCATTGAGGAGCTGCTGGCCAGAGTTGAGGGGCTTGCCGGCCGCCAGCAAGACTCGGCCACAGCCCTTAAGGTGGGCGACCTGACCCTCGACCTACTGAACAGAAAAGTGACCCGGGGTGATATCGAGATTGATTTGCAGTCCAAGGAATTCCAACTGCTGGAGTGCCTGATGCGAAATCGCGGTAAGGTGGTTACCCGCAGCATGCTGCTTGAACACGTATGGAATTATCATTTTGACCCACAAACCAACGTAATAGACGTGCATATCAGTCGGCTACGGCAAAAGGTGGACAAAACCTTTAATGTTCCGCTAATTGAAACTGTGCGCGGCACCGGATACAGAATCGCGGAACAGACTGCGTGA